In Pseudomonas sp. ADAK18, a single window of DNA contains:
- a CDS encoding flavohemoglobin expression-modulating QEGLA motif protein, with translation MDDYQQTIRTLSDRIVLAQTPIRVLDAVKWDENIRKGFLKAKGKEMPAVDRDYYLNRPLSFDSSAVKLEFQNIERDITRTLGQFSPVGQIMRRMCREYRMVVRMLEARGTADFGLISQELYGAASDAFHAGDPTLADLGLMLSDYLNNIDGRGDLKDEAKTLTAKDAVNLLQSRLNKVFGEAEETIRVFESDGIVADAAAGADYIKIRADAMFNDRDVRALEVHEGLVHVGTTLNGQNQPICTFLSKGPPSSTVTQEGLAILMEIITFASYPSRLRKLTNRTRAIHMVEEGADFLQVYEFFREQGFEMAESYGNASRVFRGSVPNGLPFTKDLSYLKGFIMVYNYIQLAVRKGKLEQVPLLFCGKTTLEDMRTLRQLVDEGLVVPPKYLPEQFRDMNALAAWMCFSNFLNHLSLDRIEADYSNIL, from the coding sequence GTGGACGATTACCAGCAGACGATACGCACCTTGTCTGATCGCATTGTGCTGGCGCAAACACCGATTCGTGTCCTTGATGCGGTGAAGTGGGACGAGAATATTCGCAAGGGCTTCCTCAAGGCCAAGGGCAAGGAAATGCCGGCGGTGGACCGCGACTATTATCTCAATCGACCCCTGTCGTTCGATTCCAGCGCGGTGAAACTGGAGTTTCAGAACATCGAGCGGGACATCACCCGCACCCTCGGCCAGTTCAGCCCTGTGGGGCAGATCATGCGGCGCATGTGCAGGGAATACCGCATGGTGGTGCGCATGCTTGAAGCCCGTGGCACCGCAGATTTCGGCCTGATTTCCCAGGAACTGTATGGCGCCGCCTCCGACGCGTTCCACGCCGGTGACCCAACCCTGGCTGACCTGGGCCTGATGCTCTCCGATTACCTGAACAACATCGATGGCCGTGGCGATCTCAAGGACGAAGCCAAGACCTTGACCGCCAAGGATGCCGTCAACCTGCTGCAAAGCCGTCTTAACAAGGTGTTTGGCGAAGCGGAAGAAACTATCCGGGTGTTCGAGTCTGACGGCATCGTCGCCGACGCGGCGGCGGGGGCCGACTACATCAAGATTCGCGCCGACGCGATGTTCAACGACCGCGACGTGCGGGCTCTGGAAGTCCACGAAGGCCTGGTGCACGTGGGTACCACCCTCAATGGCCAGAACCAGCCAATCTGTACCTTTTTGTCGAAAGGGCCGCCGTCGTCTACCGTCACCCAGGAAGGCCTGGCGATCCTGATGGAAATCATCACCTTCGCCTCCTACCCCAGCCGTCTGCGTAAATTGACCAACCGTACCCGCGCCATTCACATGGTGGAGGAGGGTGCGGACTTCCTGCAGGTTTACGAATTCTTCCGTGAGCAGGGCTTTGAAATGGCCGAAAGCTACGGCAACGCCAGCCGGGTGTTCCGCGGCTCGGTGCCCAATGGCCTGCCGTTTACCAAGGATTTGTCCTACCTCAAGGGCTTTATCATGGTTTACAACTACATTCAGTTGGCCGTGCGCAAAGGCAAGCTGGAGCAGGTGCCATTGCTGTTTTGTGGCAAGACTACCCTGGAGGACATGCGTACCTTGCGCCAGTTGGTGGACGAAGGGTTGGTGGTGCCGCCCAAGTACCTGCCGGAGCAGTTTCGCGATATGAACGCCCTGGCGGCCTGGATGTGCTTCTCCAACTTCCTCAATCATCTGAGCCTGGATCGGATCGAGGCGGATTACTCCAATATCCTCTGA
- a CDS encoding alpha/beta hydrolase — MRILGIFCLLLILSGCSSLLFYPEPGLPFTPEQARLQYRDVTLATADGLKLHAWWLPAKAGVPIKGTVLHLHGNGGNLSWHLGGSWWLPEQGYQVLLLDYRGYGLSEGKPSLPAIYQDLDAAFNWIDKAPEAQGQPLIILGQSLGGALAVHYLAQHPERQRQLKAIVLDGVPASYRDVGQFALSTSWLTWPFQVPLSWLVPDADSAINAMPQLTGVPKLLFHSLDDPIVPLSNGIRLYQAAPPPRVLQLTRGDHVQTFADKTWQTVMLRYLDDPQHFNGLRRLGEIPNYPVAPNFKVESSESPQ; from the coding sequence ATGAGAATCCTCGGCATTTTTTGCCTGCTACTGATCTTGAGCGGCTGCAGTTCCTTGTTGTTCTACCCCGAACCGGGCCTGCCGTTCACGCCAGAACAAGCCCGCCTGCAATACCGCGACGTCACCCTGGCCACCGCCGACGGTCTCAAACTTCATGCGTGGTGGCTGCCGGCCAAGGCCGGTGTGCCGATCAAGGGCACGGTGCTGCACCTGCACGGCAACGGTGGCAACCTGTCTTGGCACTTGGGCGGTAGCTGGTGGTTGCCGGAGCAGGGCTATCAAGTGTTGCTACTGGACTATCGTGGCTATGGCCTGTCCGAAGGCAAACCTTCGTTGCCTGCGATCTATCAAGACCTGGACGCCGCTTTCAACTGGATCGATAAGGCCCCAGAAGCTCAGGGCCAACCGCTGATCATCCTCGGCCAAAGCCTGGGGGGCGCGCTGGCGGTGCATTACCTGGCCCAACATCCCGAGCGCCAACGACAACTCAAGGCCATTGTCCTGGATGGTGTGCCGGCCAGTTATCGTGACGTAGGGCAATTCGCCCTGAGTACTTCCTGGTTAACCTGGCCGTTCCAGGTACCGTTGTCGTGGTTGGTGCCGGACGCCGATAGCGCGATCAACGCCATGCCCCAGTTGACAGGCGTGCCGAAACTGCTGTTTCACAGTCTGGATGACCCGATCGTGCCGCTTTCCAACGGTATCCGCCTGTATCAAGCAGCGCCACCGCCGAGGGTGCTGCAGTTGACCCGGGGTGACCACGTACAGACATTTGCCGACAAGACCTGGCAAACCGTGATGCTGCGCTACCTCGACGACCCGCAGCATTTCAATGGTCTGCGCCGCCTGGGGGAAATCCCCAATTACCCGGTCGCCCCGAACTTCAAAGTTGAATCATCAGAGAGCCCGCAATGA
- a CDS encoding OmpA family protein, producing the protein MRKQLMIPALLAMSVALAACSTPPNANLENARTNFSALQANPQATKVAALETKDASDWLDKADKAYRDNDDEKKVDQLAYLTNQRVEVAKDTIALRTSESQLKNAGDQRARALLEARDAQIKQLQNSLNAKQTDRGTLVTFGDVLFATNKSDLKSSGLVNITKLAQFLRDNPDRKVIVEGYTDSTGSDAYNQSLSERRAASVQRALAQQGVDISRIVTQGYGKEYPVADNGSVSGRAMNRRVEVTISNDNQPVKPRSSIQ; encoded by the coding sequence ATGCGTAAACAATTGATGATCCCTGCCCTGCTGGCGATGAGCGTTGCCCTGGCGGCTTGCTCCACCCCGCCGAACGCAAATCTGGAAAACGCACGGACCAACTTCTCGGCCCTGCAAGCCAACCCGCAAGCCACCAAAGTCGCGGCATTGGAAACCAAGGACGCCAGCGACTGGTTGGACAAGGCTGACAAAGCCTACCGCGACAACGATGACGAGAAGAAAGTCGACCAACTGGCCTACCTGACCAACCAGCGTGTTGAAGTCGCCAAAGACACCATCGCCCTGCGCACTTCAGAATCCCAGCTGAAAAACGCAGGTGACCAACGTGCCCGCGCACTGCTCGAAGCCCGTGATGCGCAAATCAAGCAGCTGCAAAACAGCTTGAACGCCAAGCAGACTGATCGCGGTACGCTAGTGACGTTCGGTGACGTGCTGTTTGCCACCAACAAGTCCGACCTGAAATCCAGTGGCCTGGTGAACATCACCAAACTGGCGCAGTTCCTGCGGGACAACCCGGACCGTAAAGTGATTGTCGAAGGCTACACCGACAGCACCGGCTCCGATGCCTACAACCAGAGCCTGTCGGAGCGCCGTGCAGCGTCCGTACAGCGTGCACTGGCCCAACAAGGTGTGGATATTTCGCGCATCGTGACCCAGGGCTATGGCAAGGAATACCCGGTTGCCGATAACGGCAGCGTTTCCGGCCGAGCCATGAACCGTCGCGTTGAAGTGACCATTTCCAACGACAACCAGCCGGTCAAGCCACGTTCGTCAATCCAGTAA
- a CDS encoding DUF4398 domain-containing protein encodes MKTSTAKSSFNHLRGLKLAALAIGTSFILAGCAGNPPTEQYAVTQSAVNSAVSAGGTEFAAVEMKSAQDKLKQAEIAMHDKKYDDARRLAEQAEWDARVAERKAQAAKAEQAVKDSQKAVQELRHEGMRPAVIQQ; translated from the coding sequence ATGAAGACCAGCACTGCCAAATCCTCGTTTAACCACCTGCGCGGGCTCAAATTGGCCGCGTTGGCAATCGGTACCAGCTTCATTTTGGCCGGTTGCGCCGGTAACCCGCCGACCGAGCAATACGCCGTGACCCAGTCAGCGGTGAACAGCGCGGTCAGCGCCGGCGGTACCGAGTTTGCAGCCGTGGAAATGAAATCGGCCCAGGACAAGCTCAAGCAAGCCGAAATCGCCATGCACGACAAGAAGTATGACGACGCTCGTCGCTTGGCCGAACAAGCTGAGTGGGATGCTCGCGTCGCCGAGCGTAAAGCTCAGGCTGCCAAGGCAGAGCAAGCCGTGAAGGACTCCCAGAAAGCTGTTCAGGAGCTGCGTCACGAAGGTATGCGTCCTGCTGTTATCCAACAGTAA
- a CDS encoding pilin assembly protein has translation MKIRELAQHWEENAKGRLTKTEYAIHLDVEAAARLAALCEMYPKRHTEELLGELIGAALEELETSFPYIKGQHVIATDEEGDPLYEDVGPTPRFLTLSRRYLHDLSAQPDKQKH, from the coding sequence ATGAAAATCCGAGAATTGGCCCAGCATTGGGAAGAAAACGCCAAGGGTCGCCTGACCAAAACCGAATACGCCATCCATCTGGATGTAGAAGCCGCCGCCAGGCTCGCGGCACTCTGCGAGATGTACCCCAAACGGCACACCGAAGAGCTACTCGGCGAACTGATTGGCGCAGCCCTCGAAGAGTTGGAAACCAGCTTTCCTTACATCAAGGGCCAGCATGTGATTGCCACGGATGAAGAAGGTGATCCGCTGTACGAAGACGTCGGCCCTACACCGCGCTTTCTCACTTTGTCTCGACGTTACTTGCACGATTTGTCAGCTCAACCCGATAAGCAAAAACACTGA
- the ppc gene encoding phosphoenolpyruvate carboxylase, translating into MSDIDARLREDVHLLGELLGNTIREQYGDEFLDKIEQIRKGAKADRRGAASEQAAGEELSASLNQLKEDELLPVARAFNQFLNLANIAEQYQLIHRRDESTPAPFESRVLPELLARLQSEGHSSESLARQLGRLEIELVLTAHPTEVARRTLIQKYDAIAAQLALQDHRDLTTAEREQIRQRLQRLIAEAWHTEEIRRTRPTPVDEAKWGFAVIEHSLWHAIPNYLRKADLALHAATGLHLPLEAAPIRFASWMGGDRDGNPNVTAPVTREVLLLARWMAADLYLRDIDHLASELSMQQASPELQAKVGDSVEPYRALLKQLRERLRATRQWAHTSLAGSTPAPAEVLQNNRDLLEPLELCYQSLHACGMGVIADGPLLDCLRRAVTFGLFLVRLDVRQDSSRHCAAMTEITDYLGLGRYEDWDEDARISFLMRELVNRRPLLPAYFKPSADTAEVLNTCKEIAAAPAASLGSYVISMAGAASDVLAVQLLLKESGVQRPMRVVPLFETLADLDNAGPVIERLLLLPGYRSRLQGPQEVMIGYSDSAKDAGTTAAAWAQYRAQERLVDICREQQVELLLFHGRGGTVGRGGGPAHEAILSQPPGSVAGRFRTTEQGEMIRFKFGLPDIAEQNLNLYLAAVLEATLLPPPPPEPAWRNLMDELAADGVSAYRAVVRENPQFVEYFRQSTPEQELGRLPLGSRPAKRRAGGIESLRAIPWIFGWTQTRLMLPAWLGWEAALSKALERGEGELLQQMREQWPFFRTRIDMLEMVLAKADADIARLYDERLVQPDLLPLGVHLRDLLSQACSVVLGLTGQSQLLAHSPDTLEFIRLRNTYLDPLHLLQAELLARSRQREAAQDSPLEQALLVSVAGIAAGLRNTG; encoded by the coding sequence ATGAGCGATATCGATGCACGTTTGCGTGAAGATGTTCACCTGCTGGGTGAACTGCTGGGCAACACGATTCGAGAGCAGTACGGCGATGAGTTTCTCGACAAGATCGAGCAGATTCGTAAAGGCGCCAAGGCCGATCGACGGGGTGCCGCATCGGAACAGGCCGCCGGCGAAGAGCTGAGTGCCAGCCTTAATCAGCTCAAGGAAGACGAACTGCTGCCAGTGGCGCGGGCCTTTAACCAGTTCCTCAACCTGGCCAACATCGCTGAGCAATACCAGTTGATCCACCGTCGCGACGAGTCGACGCCTGCGCCCTTCGAGTCACGGGTATTGCCTGAACTGTTGGCGCGTTTGCAGAGTGAAGGCCACAGCAGCGAATCCCTGGCTCGCCAGTTAGGTCGCCTGGAAATCGAATTGGTCCTCACGGCCCACCCTACTGAAGTCGCCCGCCGCACCCTGATCCAGAAATACGACGCCATCGCCGCGCAATTGGCCCTGCAGGATCACCGCGACTTGACCACCGCCGAGCGCGAACAGATCCGCCAACGCCTGCAACGCTTGATCGCCGAAGCCTGGCACACCGAAGAAATCCGCCGCACCCGACCGACTCCCGTAGATGAAGCCAAGTGGGGCTTTGCGGTGATCGAGCATTCCTTGTGGCACGCCATTCCCAATTATCTGCGCAAGGCTGACCTTGCCTTGCACGCTGCCACAGGCCTGCATTTGCCCCTGGAAGCAGCGCCGATTCGCTTCGCTTCATGGATGGGCGGCGACCGTGATGGCAATCCGAATGTCACTGCTCCGGTCACCCGCGAAGTGTTGCTGTTGGCCCGCTGGATGGCCGCCGACCTGTACTTGCGCGATATCGATCACCTGGCGTCCGAGCTGTCGATGCAACAGGCCAGCCCTGAGTTGCAGGCCAAGGTCGGTGACAGCGTTGAACCTTACCGGGCGCTGCTCAAACAGCTGCGTGAGCGTCTGCGTGCCACCCGCCAATGGGCCCACACCTCGTTGGCCGGCAGCACCCCGGCGCCCGCCGAGGTCCTGCAGAACAACCGTGACCTGCTGGAGCCGCTGGAGTTGTGTTACCAGTCCTTGCATGCCTGCGGCATGGGGGTGATTGCTGACGGCCCGCTGCTTGATTGCCTACGACGTGCGGTGACCTTTGGCCTGTTCCTGGTGCGTCTGGATGTGCGTCAGGACTCCAGCCGCCATTGCGCGGCCATGACTGAAATCACTGACTACCTGGGCCTGGGGCGTTACGAGGATTGGGACGAAGACGCACGCATCAGCTTTCTGATGCGTGAACTGGTCAATCGACGGCCGCTGTTGCCAGCCTATTTCAAACCGTCCGCCGACACCGCCGAAGTACTCAACACCTGCAAGGAAATAGCCGCCGCACCGGCAGCGTCGCTGGGGTCTTATGTGATCTCCATGGCCGGTGCCGCCTCCGATGTTCTGGCAGTGCAATTGCTGCTCAAGGAGTCTGGCGTGCAGCGGCCGATGCGCGTGGTGCCGTTGTTCGAAACCCTCGCCGACCTGGATAACGCGGGCCCAGTGATCGAACGCCTATTGCTGCTGCCGGGCTATCGCTCGCGCTTGCAGGGGCCGCAGGAAGTGATGATCGGCTACTCCGACTCGGCCAAGGACGCAGGCACTACGGCGGCAGCTTGGGCGCAATACAGGGCCCAGGAGCGGCTGGTGGATATCTGCCGTGAACAGCAGGTAGAACTGCTGTTGTTCCATGGTCGCGGTGGCACCGTTGGGCGTGGCGGCGGTCCCGCCCACGAGGCGATTCTGTCGCAGCCGCCGGGTTCGGTGGCAGGGCGTTTCCGCACCACCGAACAAGGTGAAATGATCCGTTTCAAATTTGGCCTGCCGGATATCGCCGAGCAGAACCTCAACCTGTATCTGGCGGCTGTGCTGGAGGCAACCTTGCTACCACCGCCGCCGCCTGAACCCGCATGGCGTAACTTGATGGATGAGTTGGCGGCCGATGGCGTCAGTGCCTATCGCGCGGTGGTGCGGGAAAATCCGCAGTTCGTCGAGTATTTCCGCCAGTCCACCCCCGAACAGGAACTGGGCCGACTGCCTTTGGGCAGCCGGCCAGCCAAGCGCCGCGCCGGCGGGATCGAAAGCTTGCGGGCGATCCCGTGGATTTTCGGTTGGACCCAGACCCGCCTGATGCTGCCAGCCTGGCTTGGCTGGGAAGCGGCCTTGAGCAAAGCCCTGGAGCGTGGTGAAGGTGAGTTGCTGCAGCAGATGCGCGAGCAGTGGCCGTTCTTCCGTACCCGCATCGATATGCTGGAAATGGTCCTGGCCAAGGCCGACGCCGATATTGCCCGGCTTTATGATGAACGTCTGGTACAACCTGATCTGCTGCCACTGGGTGTGCACTTACGCGACCTATTGTCGCAGGCATGCAGTGTGGTGCTCGGCCTGACCGGCCAGTCGCAACTGCTGGCGCATAGTCCGGACACTCTGGAGTTCATCCGTCTGCGCAACACTTACCTCGACCCACTGCACCTTTTGCAGGCGGAACTGCTGGCACGCTCCCGACAGCGGGAAGCGGCGCAGGACAGCCCTCTGGAACAGGCGTTGCTGGTGTCCGTGGCGGGAATTGCCGCTGGTTTGCGTAACACCGGCTGA
- the adk gene encoding adenylate kinase, whose amino-acid sequence MRVILLGAPGAGKGTQAKFITEKFGIPQISTGDMLRAAVKAGTELGLIAKSVMDSGGLVSDDLIINLVKERISQDDCKSGFLFDGFPRTIPQAEALVKAGVELDHVVEIAVEDEEIVQRIAGRRVHEASGRVYHIVYNPPKVAGKDDVTGDDLVQRKDDTEETVRHRLSVYHSQTKPLVDFYQKLSAAQGKPKYSHIEGVGSVEAITGKVLNALS is encoded by the coding sequence ATGCGCGTCATTCTGCTGGGAGCTCCCGGGGCCGGTAAAGGTACTCAGGCAAAGTTCATCACTGAAAAATTCGGCATTCCACAAATCTCCACCGGCGACATGCTGCGTGCGGCCGTCAAGGCCGGCACCGAGCTGGGCCTGATCGCCAAGAGCGTGATGGACAGCGGTGGCCTGGTGTCCGATGATCTGATCATCAACCTGGTCAAGGAACGCATCAGCCAGGACGACTGCAAGAGCGGTTTCCTGTTCGACGGTTTCCCGCGTACCATTCCTCAGGCTGAAGCTCTGGTGAAGGCCGGCGTTGAGCTGGACCACGTGGTAGAAATCGCCGTTGAAGACGAAGAGATCGTGCAGCGTATTGCCGGTCGTCGTGTTCACGAAGCTTCGGGTCGGGTCTACCACATCGTCTACAACCCGCCAAAAGTCGCTGGCAAAGACGACGTCACCGGTGACGACCTGGTACAGCGCAAGGACGACACTGAAGAAACCGTGCGTCATCGCCTGTCGGTCTACCACTCCCAGACCAAGCCGCTGGTGGATTTCTACCAGAAGCTGTCGGCTGCCCAGGGCAAGCCGAAGTACAGCCACATCGAAGGTGTGGGCTCGGTTGAAGCCATTACTGGCAAAGTACTGAATGCGTTGAGCTGA
- the tsaB gene encoding tRNA (adenosine(37)-N6)-threonylcarbamoyltransferase complex dimerization subunit type 1 TsaB has protein sequence MSTLLALDTATEACSVALLHDGKVTSHYEVIPRLHAQKLLPMIKQLLEEAGTTLSAVDAIAFGRGPGAFTGVRIAIGVVQGLAFALERPVLPVSNLAVLAQRAFREHGAHQVAAAIDARMDEVYWGCYRETAGEMRLVGVEAVQPPEVAALSDDSSGEWFGAGTGWGYAERIGVKLSGQDAGMLPHAEDLLTLARFAWERGEAIPADQAQPVYLRDKVAQTKAERQL, from the coding sequence ATGAGCACCCTGCTGGCCCTGGACACCGCGACTGAAGCTTGCTCCGTTGCCTTGCTGCACGATGGCAAGGTAACGAGCCATTACGAGGTGATCCCGCGCCTGCATGCGCAAAAGCTGTTGCCGATGATCAAGCAATTGCTGGAGGAGGCCGGTACCACCTTGTCGGCGGTCGATGCCATTGCGTTCGGTCGCGGTCCAGGTGCGTTTACCGGTGTGCGGATTGCCATCGGCGTGGTCCAGGGACTGGCGTTTGCCTTGGAGCGCCCGGTGTTGCCAGTGTCCAACCTGGCGGTATTGGCGCAACGAGCGTTTCGTGAGCACGGCGCGCATCAGGTCGCGGCGGCCATCGATGCTCGCATGGATGAGGTCTACTGGGGCTGCTACCGGGAAACCGCGGGTGAGATGCGTCTGGTGGGGGTTGAAGCTGTACAACCACCTGAAGTGGCCGCTTTGTCAGACGATTCCAGCGGAGAATGGTTTGGTGCTGGCACTGGCTGGGGTTATGCCGAGCGCATCGGCGTGAAGCTCAGTGGCCAGGATGCGGGCATGTTGCCTCACGCTGAAGACCTGCTGACCCTGGCGCGATTTGCCTGGGAGCGGGGCGAAGCGATTCCGGCGGACCAGGCGCAACCGGTGTATTTGCGCGATAAAGTGGCGCAGACCAAGGCTGAACGCCAGCTGTGA
- a CDS encoding DUF72 domain-containing protein: protein MPLPYYLGCPSWSENAWREYLYPQDARPNDYLALYSQVFNAVEGNTTFYARPSVATVQRWAEIMPEHFRFTAKFPGDISHGGDLREQLPAAESFLGLMSPLGQRVSPLWLQLPASFAPQRLAELAGFIDGLERPLAVEVRHPEFFAKGDAERMLNRLLRDRGVERICLDPRALFSCTSTSAAVLHAQSKKPKVPPRPAALTQFPQVRFIGHPELEANDPFLVPWIEKVAVWIEEGRTPYVFLHTSDNRLAAQLALRFHEKLMARLPGLPALPELYREPAVEQLGLL, encoded by the coding sequence ATGCCGTTGCCTTACTACCTGGGTTGCCCGTCTTGGAGTGAAAACGCCTGGCGCGAATACCTGTATCCCCAAGACGCCCGCCCCAACGACTACCTCGCCCTCTATTCCCAGGTCTTCAACGCTGTTGAAGGCAATACCACGTTTTACGCCCGTCCTTCGGTGGCCACCGTGCAGCGCTGGGCCGAGATCATGCCGGAACACTTTCGTTTTACCGCCAAGTTCCCCGGCGATATCAGCCATGGCGGTGACCTGCGTGAGCAACTGCCGGCAGCGGAGAGTTTTCTCGGGTTGATGAGCCCTTTGGGGCAGCGAGTTTCACCGTTATGGCTGCAATTACCTGCCAGTTTTGCGCCACAACGTCTGGCGGAGCTGGCCGGGTTTATTGATGGGCTGGAGCGACCGCTGGCGGTAGAGGTACGTCACCCGGAATTCTTTGCCAAGGGCGATGCCGAGCGGATGCTCAACCGTCTGCTGCGTGACCGTGGCGTCGAGCGCATTTGCCTGGATCCCCGGGCCTTGTTCAGTTGCACGTCCACCTCGGCGGCGGTGCTCCATGCCCAATCGAAAAAGCCCAAAGTGCCGCCCCGTCCGGCCGCGTTGACGCAGTTTCCCCAGGTGCGATTTATCGGCCATCCTGAGCTGGAAGCCAACGACCCGTTCCTGGTGCCATGGATTGAAAAGGTCGCCGTCTGGATCGAGGAAGGCCGCACGCCTTATGTGTTCCTGCACACCTCGGACAATCGCCTGGCGGCGCAATTGGCCCTGCGTTTCCATGAAAAACTGATGGCGCGTTTGCCTGGCTTGCCAGCCTTGCCTGAGCTATACAGGGAACCTGCTGTGGAGCAACTGGGGTTGCTCTGA
- a CDS encoding oxaloacetate decarboxylase, which translates to MDPQTLRAETFKALHERDRAFVMPNPWDAGSAKMLTSLGFEALATTSAGYAFSLGRPDAEGALSLEDTLHNTAMIAQATVLPVAADLENGFSDTPDGCAQTILRAAATGIVGGSIEDATGIAVDPIYPFDLSVERIEAAVAAARSLPFPFMLTARAENLLHGKLDLPDTIRRLQAYAEAGADVLYAPGLRSAEEVMAVVRAVAPKPVNVLMSGGLKLTVAQLSEMGVKRISVGSAMALAAYGEFFRAAQEIHDLGTFTFTERSMSYKQASQLVK; encoded by the coding sequence ATGGACCCACAAACCCTGCGTGCCGAAACCTTCAAGGCCCTGCATGAGCGCGACCGAGCCTTCGTCATGCCCAATCCCTGGGACGCCGGTTCCGCGAAAATGCTCACCAGCCTCGGCTTCGAAGCCTTGGCCACCACCAGCGCCGGTTATGCCTTCAGTCTCGGGCGCCCGGATGCTGAAGGCGCGTTGTCCCTGGAGGACACGCTGCACAACACCGCAATGATCGCCCAGGCCACGGTGCTGCCGGTGGCCGCTGACCTGGAAAACGGCTTCAGCGATACCCCTGACGGCTGCGCCCAAACTATTCTTCGGGCGGCCGCGACAGGCATCGTCGGTGGTTCGATCGAAGATGCCACCGGTATTGCCGTCGATCCGATCTATCCCTTTGATTTGTCCGTCGAGCGTATTGAAGCCGCAGTCGCCGCTGCTCGCAGCCTGCCATTCCCGTTCATGCTGACGGCCCGTGCGGAAAATCTCCTGCATGGAAAATTGGATCTGCCCGACACCATTCGACGCTTGCAAGCCTACGCCGAGGCCGGTGCCGACGTGCTGTATGCGCCCGGGTTACGCAGTGCCGAGGAAGTTATGGCGGTGGTGCGGGCGGTGGCGCCCAAACCTGTGAATGTGTTGATGTCTGGCGGGCTCAAGCTCACGGTGGCGCAGTTGAGCGAGATGGGGGTCAAGCGCATCAGCGTCGGCTCGGCCATGGCGCTGGCGGCCTATGGTGAGTTCTTCAGGGCGGCTCAGGAGATTCACGACCTCGGCACGTTCACTTTCACCGAGCGTTCGATGTCGTATAAACAGGCCAGCCAGTTGGTCAAGTAA
- a CDS encoding energy transducer TonB, translated as MSDIHSLPIGVLPTHNHYGLRNTQALAGVSHVWQDFFARALAEQLGGDSGALANKIPAAVDASVEPREGSDLLSQIVTQRQCDVQDTEIAPPEPLFLPIAEFELDLLPPAAMPFPPDEVVVQQRQQNFESGWVRPLVLTAGQPLPEPGPAPQPQPLHLPIAEFELDLLPPAAEPFPPQELVEQQKQLDYDCQWARPLILNNLRLAA; from the coding sequence ATGTCAGACATTCATTCCCTACCCATCGGTGTACTGCCGACCCACAACCATTACGGCCTGCGCAATACCCAAGCGCTGGCCGGGGTCAGTCATGTGTGGCAGGACTTCTTCGCCCGGGCGCTGGCCGAGCAGCTCGGAGGGGATTCGGGGGCGCTCGCCAACAAAATACCGGCAGCGGTGGATGCCTCGGTAGAGCCTCGGGAAGGCAGCGACCTGCTGAGCCAAATCGTCACCCAACGCCAATGCGACGTGCAGGACACCGAGATCGCCCCGCCTGAACCGTTGTTCCTGCCGATTGCCGAATTCGAACTGGACCTGCTGCCACCCGCCGCCATGCCGTTCCCACCGGATGAAGTCGTGGTCCAACAGCGCCAACAGAACTTCGAAAGTGGCTGGGTTCGCCCTCTCGTGCTGACCGCAGGCCAACCGCTGCCAGAACCCGGCCCGGCACCGCAGCCACAGCCGCTGCACTTGCCGATTGCCGAGTTCGAACTGGACCTCCTGCCGCCCGCCGCCGAGCCGTTCCCGCCACAAGAGTTGGTTGAGCAGCAGAAGCAACTGGACTACGACTGCCAATGGGCGCGTCCATTGATCCTCAATAACCTACGCCTGGCCGCCTGA